A genomic window from Halopiger aswanensis includes:
- a CDS encoding HalOD1 output domain-containing protein, translated as MHPTLTAVLERISTHEDCDRTALPPLYEAVDPEAVTSLLESNTDV; from the coding sequence ATGCATCCAACTCTGACCGCGGTACTCGAACGGATTTCAACTCATGAGGACTGTGACCGAACGGCGCTTCCACCGCTGTACGAGGCTGTCGATCCCGAGGCCGTCACCTCGCTGCTCGAGTCAAATACAGACGTCG